From the Kitasatospora atroaurantiaca genome, the window TGCACGAAGCGGCAGCTGCCCGCCGGGATGCGGCCGTCGGCGAGGACGGAGGTGGGCGCCTGGATCACCGTCGGCAGCTCCTGGTGGAAGGCCAGGTAGTTGGCCTCGAAGGCCTGCCGGGTGAGGGTCTTCCGGTAGGACATGGCCATCTCGGCGGAGTTGTCCTCGTCCGGCGCCTCGGAGTCGAACAGGTCGCAGACGGTGAAGGTCTCACCCCGCTGGAGGTGGCTGCCGAGCAGGATCGCGCTGCGGCCGAGGTAGGTGCCCAGCTCCAGGATGTCCCCGGTGGTCCCGTCCGCGGTCTGGCGGTCCAGCAGCCAGTCGAAGGCCTGTTGGTCGACCCTCCAGAACCAGCCCGGGACCTCGTCCGGGGTACGGGGGACGGCGGATGGCGGCTGCTGCTGCTCGTTGGCGGCGGCGATGTCGGTGTCGGTGTCGGTGTCGGAGCTGGGATCGGCGCTGATCACGAGTATCTCCAGGGGTGGCGGCGGGCGGGGGGTTGCCGCTGCGTCGTTCTCGTCCAAGGGGTGCGTCAGGCGAGGGTGGCCGTGATCATAGTCACAATTTCTGACAAATGGCAGAGGGCGCGCGTCAGTTCTCCCCGGCCGTTTCGAGCTGCGCCCGCGCGCGTGACCTGGCCCGCTGCCGGGCGGCCGCCGGATCGGCCAGGGCCGTCCAGGAGGCGCAGTACATCAGCAGCCGGCTGACGAAGTTGATCCACAGCAGCAGGGCCACCGGGACACCGAAGGCGCCGTAGACACTCTTGCCGGCCACCGAGTTCAGGTAGGACGCCAGCAGCAGCTTGAGCACCTCGAAGCCGACCGCGCCGATCAGGGCGCCCTGCAGGATGTCACGGCGGCGCTGACCGGTGATCCGGGGGAACGGGCCCAGCAGGTACGCGAAGAGCACGACGTCGGCGAGCACGGCGATCAGGAAGCTCGCCACGGACAGCAGATACTTGGTGCCGCCCAGGTTGAGCCAGTCGGCCAGGCGCTCGGCCAGCGTGGTCGCCGTGGTGGAGGCGGCCAGTGACACCAGCGTGACCACTCCCAGGCCGGCCAGGACCAGGCAGTCCCAGGCCTTGCGCAGCACCACGTTCCCGGCTTCCGCGGGCAGTTGCCAGACGTCCCGCACCGAGCCGCGCATGGTGTCCACCCAGCCGAGCCCCGAGATCAGCAGGATCACGCCGCTGATCAGCCCGACCGTCGCGGCGTTGGCCACCAGTGAGGGCAGGTCGAGGGAGTCGGCCAGGCCGGGGACCTGGTCGGCGATCTTGTTCTGCAGCTCCTGCACCCGGGAGTCCGAGAGGGTCGCGACGGCGATCGCCAGGGCGACGGTGAGCAGCGGGAAGAGGGCGAGAAAGGCGAAGAACGTGACGGCGCCGGCGAGGCGGTTGGCCTTGGCGTCGGTGAAGTGGGCGTACACCAGGTAGGGGCGGCTGCGGAGCAGTATGGCGACGACCGGACCGATCACCGGCAGCCTGGTCAGGAATTCCACGGGTCGCTCCTACCCCGCCGGGCCGCCGAGGAGCG encodes:
- a CDS encoding YihY/virulence factor BrkB family protein yields the protein MEFLTRLPVIGPVVAILLRSRPYLVYAHFTDAKANRLAGAVTFFAFLALFPLLTVALAIAVATLSDSRVQELQNKIADQVPGLADSLDLPSLVANAATVGLISGVILLISGLGWVDTMRGSVRDVWQLPAEAGNVVLRKAWDCLVLAGLGVVTLVSLAASTTATTLAERLADWLNLGGTKYLLSVASFLIAVLADVVLFAYLLGPFPRITGQRRRDILQGALIGAVGFEVLKLLLASYLNSVAGKSVYGAFGVPVALLLWINFVSRLLMYCASWTALADPAAARQRARSRARAQLETAGEN
- a CDS encoding class I SAM-dependent methyltransferase: MISADPSSDTDTDTDIAAANEQQQPPSAVPRTPDEVPGWFWRVDQQAFDWLLDRQTADGTTGDILELGTYLGRSAILLGSHLQRGETFTVCDLFDSEAPDEDNSAEMAMSYRKTLTRQAFEANYLAFHQELPTVIQAPTSVLADGRIPAGSCRFVHVDASHLYEHVAGDIQVAREALAKDGLVVLDDYRSPHTPGVAAAVWEAVFDHGLQPVCLTPEKFYGTWGDAEAAKAALLARDWRGEGFRLDEDVIAGRTVCRLAWDDAPKPRAAAPERSAARRIALDLLPPIATLATRRALRAARKRRSC